Proteins encoded by one window of Arachis ipaensis cultivar K30076 chromosome B04, Araip1.1, whole genome shotgun sequence:
- the LOC107638433 gene encoding E3 ubiquitin-protein ligase RHA2B yields the protein MGFYAEDSSSAYGWTIGQAIYEAALIVAVLRWVLCLVFRLIKDRGTTPSSSSCTLVLTTFREIMERLPETEEDTSCAVCLNQMKMEDEVRELMNCYHVFHRECIDKWLDNDDNNHNPTCPLCRAPLLTLNNNCSYSSSESSFGCVPPSPQPSWAVERLLYLFGDDLLPC from the coding sequence ATGGGTTTCTATGCTGAGGACTCATCATCTGCATATGGTTGGACAATAGGTCAAGCCATATATGAAGCAGCTCTAATCGTTGCAGTTCTGAGATGGGTCTTGTGCTTGGTTTTCAGGCTCATCAAAGATAGAGGAAcaacaccttcttcttcttcttgtactCTTGTGTTGACCACGTTTCGTGAGATAATGGAGAGGCTTCCAGAGACAGAAGAAGATACATCTTGTGCAGTGTGCTTGAACCAGATGAAGATGGAAGATGAGGTTAGGGAACTAATGAACTGCTACCATGTCTTCCACAGAGAATGCATCGACAAATGGTTGGACAATGATGACAACAACCATAACCCTACTTGCCCTCTTTGTAGAGCACCTTTGCTCACTCTTAATAATAATTGCAGTTATTCTTCATCAGAGAGCTCTTTTGGTTGTGTGCCACCATCTCCTCAACCTAGTTGGGCTGTGGAGAGACTTCTCTACCTCTTCGGAGATGATCTTCTTCCTTGCTAG